One part of the Streptomyces sp. AM 2-1-1 genome encodes these proteins:
- a CDS encoding 4Fe-4S dicluster domain-containing protein translates to MMGRTIFIDPGRCIGCQACVSACRECDSHRGKSMIHLDYTDEGQSVASLPTVCMHCEDPVAPCAEVCPADAILVTADGVVQQADTTRCIGCANCVNACPFGVPKIDLGAKLQLKCNLCYDRTAYGLAPMCATVCPTGALFYGTVEELQAERPGVQVADTFVFGRTEVRTGVAMVVPADKVQWPVPGGLPVVEINGKDVRP, encoded by the coding sequence GTGATGGGCAGAACGATCTTCATCGATCCCGGCCGCTGCATCGGCTGCCAGGCCTGCGTCTCCGCCTGCCGCGAGTGCGACTCGCACCGCGGCAAGTCGATGATCCACCTCGACTACACCGACGAGGGACAGAGCGTCGCCTCCCTCCCCACCGTCTGCATGCACTGCGAAGACCCCGTCGCCCCGTGCGCCGAGGTCTGTCCTGCCGACGCCATCCTGGTGACGGCGGACGGCGTGGTGCAGCAGGCCGACACCACCCGCTGCATCGGCTGCGCCAACTGCGTCAACGCCTGCCCCTTCGGTGTGCCCAAGATCGACCTCGGTGCGAAGCTCCAGCTGAAGTGCAACCTCTGCTACGACCGCACCGCCTACGGCCTCGCCCCGATGTGCGCCACCGTCTGCCCCACCGGCGCCCTCTTCTACGGAACCGTCGAGGAGCTCCAGGCGGAGCGCCCCGGCGTCCAGGTCGCCGACACCTTCGTGTTCGGCCGGACCGAGGTGCGCACCGGCGTCGCCATGGTCGTCCCCGCCGACAAGGTCCAGTGGCCCGTCCCCGGCGGCCTGCCCGTCGTCGAGATCAACGGTAAGGACGTCCGCCCATGA
- a CDS encoding TetR/AcrR family transcriptional regulator codes for METAARTAPDCRRRTPRPRADALRNRERIVTAAREMFVESGPDVPLDDVARRAGVGNATLYRNFPDRAALTHEVVLAVLSRTTDRAEEAMAEESDPFAALSRFVHAAADERIGALCPLLSGTFDQEHPELLAERRHLEEAVEEVVRRAAASGRLRPDVAVGDLMVALTQLTRPLAGSSCMAIDQFAHRHLQLLLDGLRAPARSVLPGSASTLEDLRRR; via the coding sequence GTGGAGACCGCCGCTCGAACCGCACCGGACTGCCGGCGCCGTACGCCCCGTCCGCGGGCCGACGCGCTGCGCAACCGCGAGCGGATCGTCACGGCCGCCCGGGAGATGTTCGTCGAATCCGGGCCGGACGTGCCGCTCGACGACGTGGCCCGGCGGGCCGGCGTCGGGAACGCCACGCTCTACCGGAACTTCCCCGACCGTGCCGCACTGACCCATGAGGTGGTACTCGCCGTCCTGTCCCGCACCACCGACCGGGCCGAAGAGGCCATGGCCGAGGAGAGTGACCCGTTCGCCGCGCTCAGCCGCTTCGTGCACGCTGCCGCCGACGAACGGATCGGGGCCCTGTGCCCCCTGCTCTCCGGGACGTTCGACCAGGAACACCCCGAACTGCTCGCCGAACGCCGGCACCTCGAAGAGGCCGTCGAGGAAGTCGTGCGGCGGGCCGCCGCCTCCGGGCGGCTGCGCCCCGACGTCGCCGTGGGAGACTTGATGGTCGCCCTCACCCAGCTCACCCGACCCCTCGCCGGGTCTTCGTGCATGGCGATCGACCAGTTCGCCCACCGCCATCTGCAACTGCTCCTGGACGGTCTGCGGGCCCCGGCCCGCTCCGTACTCCCCGGTTCCGCATCGACCTTGGAGGACCTGCGGCGTCGCTGA
- a CDS encoding MFS transporter: MSETLSKNAGVPAPDPGRWKALAFIALAQLMVVLDATIVNIALPKAQVDLGISDANKQWVITAYALAFGGLLLFGGRISDLFGRKRTFVIGLIGFALASALGGAAENQALLFGSRALQGVFGALLAPAALSLLAVTFTDAKERAKAFGIFGAIAGGGGAVGLLLGGFLTDSLNWRWTFFVNIPFAIVAAIGAYYFVHERAGSRNRSSLDIPGVLLSTFGLVSLVYGFTRAESAGWSDALTIGSFVASVVLLAAFILVESRVKSPLLPLRVLADRTRGGIYASLGLAVIGMFGLFLFLTYYLQVVKGYSSLSTGFAFLPMVAGMITGSTQIGARLMTRVAPRLLMGPGFLLAAVGMLLLTRLEVDSSYAGVILPGMVLLGLGMGTAFMPAMSMATHGIEPRDAGVASAMVNTSQQVGGAIGTALLNTVAASATTAFLVDHAAGATDPKLLQLQAMVDGFTTAIWWAVGILVVASAIAFTLINAGKPVMGPVSQGGGTRDGAEDEFQVPVIAH, encoded by the coding sequence ATGTCAGAAACCCTGTCGAAGAACGCCGGCGTCCCGGCTCCCGACCCCGGGCGCTGGAAGGCCCTCGCCTTCATCGCCCTCGCCCAGCTGATGGTCGTGCTCGACGCGACCATCGTGAACATCGCGCTGCCCAAGGCCCAGGTGGACCTCGGCATATCCGACGCCAACAAGCAGTGGGTCATCACGGCCTACGCCCTCGCCTTCGGCGGGCTGCTGCTCTTCGGCGGGCGCATCTCCGACCTGTTCGGCCGCAAGCGCACCTTCGTCATCGGTCTGATCGGCTTCGCGCTGGCCTCCGCACTCGGTGGTGCGGCGGAGAACCAGGCCCTGCTCTTCGGCTCCCGCGCCCTCCAGGGCGTCTTCGGCGCCCTTCTCGCGCCCGCCGCCCTCTCGCTGCTCGCCGTGACGTTCACCGACGCCAAGGAGCGCGCCAAGGCGTTCGGCATCTTCGGTGCCATCGCCGGTGGTGGCGGCGCGGTCGGCCTGCTGCTCGGCGGTTTCCTCACCGACTCGCTCAACTGGCGCTGGACCTTCTTCGTCAACATCCCGTTCGCGATCGTCGCCGCGATCGGCGCGTACTACTTCGTCCACGAGCGTGCCGGTTCGCGCAACCGCTCCTCGCTGGACATCCCCGGTGTGCTGCTCTCCACCTTCGGTCTGGTCTCGCTGGTCTACGGATTCACCCGCGCCGAGTCCGCCGGCTGGTCGGACGCGCTGACCATCGGTTCCTTCGTCGCCTCCGTCGTGCTGCTCGCCGCCTTCATCCTGGTCGAGTCGCGCGTGAAGTCCCCGCTGCTGCCGCTGCGCGTGCTCGCCGACCGCACCCGCGGCGGCATCTACGCCTCGCTGGGCCTCGCCGTCATCGGTATGTTCGGCCTCTTCCTCTTCCTCACCTACTACCTCCAGGTGGTCAAGGGGTACAGCTCGCTCTCGACCGGCTTCGCCTTCCTGCCGATGGTCGCGGGCATGATCACGGGCTCCACGCAGATCGGCGCCCGCCTGATGACCCGCGTCGCCCCGCGCCTGCTGATGGGGCCGGGCTTCCTGCTCGCCGCCGTCGGCATGCTGCTGCTGACGCGCCTGGAGGTCGACTCCTCGTACGCCGGTGTCATCCTGCCGGGCATGGTGCTGCTCGGCCTCGGCATGGGCACCGCCTTCATGCCGGCCATGTCCATGGCCACCCACGGCATCGAGCCGCGTGACGCGGGCGTCGCCTCCGCGATGGTCAACACCTCGCAGCAGGTCGGTGGCGCCATCGGCACCGCGCTGCTGAACACCGTCGCCGCCAGCGCCACCACGGCGTTCCTCGTGGACCACGCGGCCGGTGCGACCGACCCGAAGCTGCTCCAGCTCCAGGCGATGGTGGACGGTTTCACCACTGCCATCTGGTGGGCGGTCGGCATCCTGGTGGTCGCCTCCGCCATCGCCTTCACCCTGATCAACGCCGGCAAGCCCGTCATGGGCCCGGTGAGCCAGGGCGGCGGCACGCGTGACGGCGCCGAGGACGAGTTCCAGGTGCCGGTGATCGCGCACTGA
- a CDS encoding MarR family transcriptional regulator, which produces MDGMTTAPTTGTRWLTGEEQSVWRAYIQATTLLEDHLDRQLQRDAGMPHLYYGLLVELSQSPGGQLRMTELAKDAKITRSRLSHAITRLEKNGWVRRENCPTDKRGQNAVLTEQGRAMLRRSAPGHVEAVRQAVFDRLTPEQVGRLGEIMRIVATGLQPEHPDADLPWLR; this is translated from the coding sequence GTGGACGGCATGACCACGGCACCCACGACCGGCACACGGTGGCTCACCGGCGAAGAGCAGAGCGTCTGGCGTGCCTACATCCAGGCCACCACGCTGCTGGAGGACCACCTCGACCGCCAGTTGCAGCGGGACGCCGGCATGCCGCACCTGTACTACGGGCTGCTCGTCGAGCTCTCCCAGTCGCCCGGCGGGCAGCTGCGGATGACGGAGCTGGCGAAGGACGCCAAGATCACCCGCTCCCGGCTCTCCCACGCCATCACCCGGCTGGAGAAGAACGGCTGGGTACGCCGCGAGAACTGCCCCACCGACAAGCGGGGCCAGAACGCGGTCCTCACCGAGCAGGGCCGCGCCATGCTGCGCCGCTCGGCGCCGGGCCACGTGGAGGCCGTCCGGCAGGCCGTGTTCGACCGGCTCACGCCCGAGCAGGTGGGCCGGCTCGGAGAGATCATGCGGATCGTCGCCACCGGACTGCAGCCGGAGCACCCGGACGCGGATCTGCCCTGGCTGCGCTGA
- a CDS encoding sigma-70 family RNA polymerase sigma factor, with protein sequence MATRAVARRSSATGGTDRARSVRGGSGEIADRDLVGMYLDEIARTPLLDAAKEVELSQAIEAGVYARKILDGEVESDAGGAKPQELEALYAESERAKDVFIRSNLRLVVAVARRYPRAGLPLLDLIQEGNAGLVRAVEKFDYAKGFKFSTYATWWIRQAITRSIADQSRTIRLPVHLVEELGRIRRVQREFNREHGRDPEHAEIAAELDSNAERVGNVLDWARDPVSLNMPVDDDGDTQFGDLLEDTSAVSPEQSVMSLLRSEELEELIGKLDNRTASIIRMRYGIEDGRERTLTEVGKQHGLTRERIRQIEKHALVELKRMAHDTGFDAAA encoded by the coding sequence ATGGCAACCCGTGCCGTCGCCCGTCGTTCGTCCGCCACCGGTGGGACCGACCGGGCCCGCAGTGTTCGCGGTGGAAGCGGGGAGATCGCCGACCGCGACCTGGTCGGCATGTACCTCGACGAGATCGCGCGAACGCCCCTGCTCGACGCCGCCAAGGAGGTCGAGCTGTCGCAGGCCATCGAGGCCGGTGTCTACGCCCGCAAGATTCTCGACGGTGAGGTCGAGAGCGACGCCGGCGGAGCGAAGCCGCAGGAGCTGGAAGCGCTGTACGCCGAGAGCGAGCGCGCCAAGGACGTCTTCATCCGCTCCAACCTCCGTCTCGTCGTCGCCGTCGCCCGTCGCTACCCGCGCGCGGGTCTGCCGCTGCTCGACCTCATCCAGGAGGGGAACGCCGGCCTGGTGCGCGCGGTCGAGAAGTTCGACTACGCCAAGGGCTTCAAGTTCTCCACCTACGCCACCTGGTGGATCCGCCAGGCGATCACCCGCTCGATAGCGGACCAGTCCCGCACGATCCGGCTCCCCGTCCACCTGGTGGAGGAGCTGGGCCGCATCCGCCGGGTGCAGCGCGAGTTCAACCGCGAGCACGGGCGCGACCCGGAGCACGCCGAGATCGCGGCGGAGCTGGACTCCAACGCCGAGCGCGTGGGCAACGTCCTGGACTGGGCCCGCGACCCGGTCAGCCTCAACATGCCGGTGGACGACGACGGCGACACGCAATTCGGCGACCTGCTGGAGGACACCTCCGCGGTCTCACCGGAGCAGTCCGTCATGTCGCTGCTGCGCAGCGAGGAGCTGGAGGAGCTGATCGGCAAGCTCGACAACCGCACCGCCTCCATCATCCGGATGCGGTACGGCATCGAGGACGGCCGGGAGCGGACGCTGACCGAAGTGGGCAAGCAGCACGGTCTGACACGTGAGCGGATCCGCCAGATCGAGAAGCACGCATTGGTCGAATTGAAGCGAATGGCTCACGACACGGGCTTTGACGCTGCGGCGTGA
- a CDS encoding molybdopterin oxidoreductase family protein: MTADPRPAHPGATADPAGPSGRRAAVPLDPSLAPPGTRAFRDAGGIPADQWHADQNGETLVPTHCCFCGIQCGMYLRVNRAGKVFGVEPRNHDINRMRLCPKGINAYQQVNHPDRLTAPLMRRSRDEEFAEVSWDEALDFTVSEIRRIQEMYGKDAFGLLGGASLFSEKTYLVGKFARVALKTKHVDYNGRLCMVSAAGANKLAFGIDRAGNPFSDILLTDCLLIAGSNLGECFPVLTQYVWGARDRGATLIVIDPRETAVARTADIHVALKPGTDSAFFNSVLAVIVEEGLTDEAYLAEHTTGWEEVKAKAAAYPPSRAAGICGVPAEQIVQVARTFARAPKAMAWHARGIEHHSQGVENCLTVINLCAATGHIGKPGAGYGTLTGQGNGQGGREHGQKADLLPGGRSILNEEHRRQICEVWGIEESELPTAGTSMMEMVWQMQRREIRGLIGICNNPFVSLPNYRVVKEGYDAIEFHAQFDFFLSETAANAHVVFPVTTWAEDDGVMANAEARVVKHNKAQEPPPGVRTDTWVMCELARRLGAGDKFAFADSREVFDELRVASRGTVIDYYGITYERLEETGGIAWPCPSTDHPGTPRLFEDGRTYHDDGRIHLQAVEWHLPVDPYSDEFPMSLTTGRTIAHFLSGNQTRRLGALVEQSPRPWAEVHPSHGFRTGEPVRVTTRRGSEVFPALVTEAIRPDTVFVPYHWPVPTAANALTIDALDPRSKIPEYKVCACRIEHAGELDLVPSPPMAPGHVAYPETQVSRTDPSPPTSPQGRGTSEGADAP, encoded by the coding sequence ATGACCGCGGACCCGCGACCCGCCCACCCCGGTGCGACGGCCGATCCTGCCGGCCCCTCCGGCCGGCGTGCCGCCGTACCCCTCGATCCCTCCCTCGCCCCGCCCGGCACCCGCGCCTTCCGCGACGCGGGAGGCATCCCCGCCGACCAGTGGCACGCCGACCAGAACGGCGAGACGCTCGTCCCCACCCACTGCTGCTTCTGCGGCATCCAGTGCGGGATGTACCTCCGGGTGAACCGCGCCGGCAAGGTCTTCGGCGTCGAACCCCGCAACCACGACATCAACCGGATGCGGCTCTGCCCCAAGGGCATCAACGCCTACCAGCAGGTCAACCACCCCGACCGGCTCACCGCCCCGCTGATGCGCCGCTCCCGCGACGAGGAGTTCGCCGAGGTCTCCTGGGACGAGGCGCTCGACTTCACCGTCTCCGAGATCCGCCGCATCCAGGAGATGTACGGGAAGGACGCGTTCGGTCTCCTCGGCGGCGCCAGCCTCTTCTCCGAGAAGACCTACCTGGTCGGCAAGTTCGCCCGGGTCGCGCTCAAGACGAAGCACGTCGACTACAACGGCCGGCTCTGCATGGTCAGCGCCGCCGGGGCCAACAAGCTCGCCTTCGGCATCGACCGGGCCGGGAACCCCTTCTCCGACATCCTGCTCACCGACTGCCTGCTCATCGCGGGCTCCAACCTCGGCGAGTGCTTCCCCGTGCTGACCCAGTACGTCTGGGGAGCCCGGGACCGGGGCGCCACGCTGATCGTCATCGATCCGCGCGAGACGGCCGTCGCCCGTACCGCCGACATCCACGTGGCCCTCAAGCCCGGCACCGACTCGGCGTTCTTCAACTCCGTGCTCGCCGTGATCGTCGAGGAAGGGCTCACCGACGAGGCGTACCTCGCCGAGCACACCACCGGCTGGGAGGAGGTGAAGGCGAAGGCGGCCGCGTACCCGCCGTCCCGAGCAGCCGGGATCTGCGGCGTCCCCGCCGAGCAGATCGTCCAGGTCGCCCGGACCTTCGCCCGCGCCCCCAAGGCCATGGCCTGGCACGCCCGGGGGATCGAGCACCACTCGCAGGGCGTCGAGAACTGCCTCACCGTGATCAACCTCTGCGCCGCCACCGGCCACATCGGCAAGCCCGGCGCCGGCTACGGAACCCTCACCGGCCAGGGCAACGGCCAGGGTGGCCGCGAGCACGGCCAGAAGGCCGACCTGCTGCCCGGCGGACGCTCCATCCTGAACGAGGAGCACCGCCGCCAGATCTGCGAGGTCTGGGGCATCGAGGAGTCCGAACTCCCCACCGCCGGAACCTCCATGATGGAGATGGTCTGGCAGATGCAGCGCCGCGAGATCCGCGGTCTGATCGGCATCTGCAACAACCCCTTCGTCTCCCTCCCGAACTACCGGGTGGTCAAGGAGGGGTACGACGCCATCGAGTTCCACGCCCAGTTCGACTTCTTCCTCTCCGAGACCGCCGCCAACGCCCACGTGGTATTCCCCGTCACCACCTGGGCCGAGGACGACGGGGTGATGGCCAACGCGGAGGCCCGCGTGGTCAAACACAACAAGGCGCAGGAGCCGCCCCCCGGCGTCCGGACCGACACCTGGGTGATGTGCGAACTCGCCCGGCGCCTCGGTGCCGGCGACAAGTTCGCCTTCGCCGACTCCCGCGAGGTTTTCGACGAACTGCGCGTCGCCTCGCGGGGCACCGTCATCGACTACTACGGCATCACCTACGAACGGCTGGAGGAGACCGGCGGCATCGCCTGGCCCTGCCCCTCCACCGACCACCCCGGGACACCCCGCCTCTTCGAGGACGGCCGGACCTACCACGACGACGGCAGGATCCACCTCCAGGCCGTCGAGTGGCACCTGCCGGTGGACCCGTACAGCGACGAGTTCCCGATGAGCCTCACCACCGGGCGCACCATCGCGCACTTCCTCTCCGGCAACCAGACCCGCAGGCTGGGCGCCCTCGTCGAGCAGTCGCCCCGGCCCTGGGCGGAGGTCCACCCGTCCCACGGGTTCCGCACCGGCGAGCCCGTCCGGGTCACCACCCGGCGCGGCAGCGAGGTCTTCCCCGCCCTCGTCACCGAGGCCATCCGGCCCGACACCGTCTTCGTGCCCTACCACTGGCCGGTTCCCACCGCCGCCAACGCCCTCACCATCGACGCGCTCGACCCGCGGTCGAAGATCCCCGAGTACAAGGTGTGCGCCTGCCGCATCGAGCACGCCGGGGAACTCGACCTGGTGCCCTCGCCGCCCATGGCCCCCGGGCACGTCGCCTACCCCGAGACCCAGGTCTCCCGGACCGACCCGTCGCCCCCCACGTCCCCCCAGGGCCGTGGCACCTCGGAGGGAGCTGACGCCCCGTGA
- a CDS encoding DUF6227 family protein codes for MSDPYETTEQHLDRLLRQALNSFDLPDCTVEQLGTALAHSTTLSSSHHSARLHRETYRHTYLLADGSALSIWELVHGGGRDAPSAQVHELYDDEADAHVAAARVADACSDGPAFSEDVPTIDLDALNALMAVVPSPSPRSYAPDNSADHARRVLRRAENPDRPGGATALLLRSAFAHHITQIFGRQFRVGDHDAGFTLYEHAFLLLDGSETSLWEVEHTATEDGRHMCEVYTDEQTARDAMEHRTRIC; via the coding sequence TTGAGCGATCCGTACGAGACAACCGAGCAGCACCTCGACCGACTCCTGCGACAGGCCCTCAACTCCTTCGACCTGCCCGACTGCACGGTCGAACAGCTCGGCACGGCACTCGCGCACAGCACCACCCTCTCCTCCTCGCACCACAGCGCCCGGCTGCACCGCGAGACGTACCGGCACACCTACCTGCTCGCCGACGGCAGCGCGCTGAGCATCTGGGAGCTGGTGCACGGGGGCGGCCGGGACGCACCCAGCGCCCAGGTGCACGAGCTGTACGACGACGAAGCCGACGCGCACGTCGCCGCCGCGCGGGTGGCCGACGCCTGCTCGGACGGCCCGGCCTTCAGCGAGGACGTACCCACCATCGACCTGGACGCGCTCAACGCGCTGATGGCCGTCGTCCCGAGCCCCTCGCCCCGGTCGTACGCGCCGGACAACAGCGCCGACCACGCCCGCCGGGTGCTGCGCCGCGCGGAGAACCCGGACCGGCCGGGCGGGGCCACCGCCCTGCTGCTGCGCTCGGCCTTCGCCCACCACATCACCCAGATCTTCGGCAGGCAGTTCCGGGTCGGCGACCACGACGCCGGCTTCACCCTCTACGAGCACGCGTTCCTGTTGCTCGACGGGAGCGAGACCAGCCTCTGGGAGGTCGAGCACACGGCGACCGAGGACGGCCGCCACATGTGCGAGGTCTACACCGACGAGCAGACGGCCCGGGACGCGATGGAACACCGCACCCGCATCTGCTGA
- a CDS encoding MFS transporter, translated as MTEPPEASAAPPPPGDPTSSFGVSARVSTDDPAPSGPGSGLRRAVAALPRSVDARAALVGAAVSALLILAIVLGSRLLANFDSALLPYAVASVFLAFGIAYRYTVWISAPGAARLFKQGWRSLFSAENFRRTPTALPKMIATYLGFQKFLGARSHARWAAHQLIFWGCVLAALITFPLIWGWFTFTSGSGSGPGYEMRIWGFEILGFDSLGFIGWVMFHGLDLAAVLVIPGACYFLRRRMKDRGAGTGQRFGYDLIPLIALVVISVTGLLLTFSSIFLHGGGYEFLAVLHMVAVVFTLIYIPFGKFFHIVQRPAAVGMQLFKYTARQDDEVFACRRCGQDIDTGPYVENLRGTMRDLRLDFDEWAEYCPRCKRVLRGSAYLTQVKKGFR; from the coding sequence GTGACCGAGCCCCCAGAAGCTTCCGCCGCACCACCCCCGCCCGGCGACCCCACCTCCTCGTTCGGCGTCTCGGCGCGGGTGTCCACCGACGACCCGGCGCCGTCCGGCCCGGGCAGCGGCCTCCGCAGGGCGGTGGCAGCGCTTCCCCGGTCCGTCGACGCCCGCGCGGCACTGGTCGGAGCGGCCGTCTCGGCCCTGCTGATCCTCGCGATCGTCCTCGGCAGCCGACTGCTCGCCAACTTCGACTCCGCACTGCTGCCCTACGCCGTCGCCAGCGTCTTCCTGGCCTTCGGCATCGCCTACCGCTACACGGTCTGGATCTCGGCCCCCGGCGCCGCCCGTCTCTTCAAGCAGGGCTGGCGCAGCCTCTTCTCCGCCGAGAACTTCCGCAGGACCCCCACCGCCCTGCCGAAGATGATCGCGACCTACCTCGGCTTCCAGAAGTTCCTCGGCGCCCGCTCGCACGCCCGCTGGGCCGCCCACCAACTGATCTTCTGGGGCTGCGTCCTGGCCGCCCTGATCACCTTCCCGCTGATCTGGGGCTGGTTCACCTTCACCTCCGGCTCCGGGTCCGGACCCGGATACGAGATGCGGATCTGGGGCTTCGAGATCCTCGGCTTCGACTCGCTCGGCTTCATCGGCTGGGTGATGTTCCACGGCCTGGACCTCGCGGCCGTCCTCGTCATCCCCGGCGCCTGCTACTTCCTCCGGCGCCGGATGAAGGACCGGGGCGCCGGCACCGGCCAGCGCTTCGGATACGACCTGATCCCGCTCATCGCGCTGGTCGTCATCTCCGTCACCGGCCTGCTGCTCACCTTCTCGTCGATCTTCCTGCACGGCGGGGGTTACGAGTTCCTCGCCGTCCTCCACATGGTCGCCGTGGTGTTCACGCTCATCTACATCCCGTTCGGGAAGTTCTTCCACATCGTCCAGCGGCCTGCCGCCGTCGGCATGCAGTTGTTCAAGTACACCGCCCGCCAGGACGACGAGGTCTTCGCCTGCCGCCGCTGCGGACAGGACATCGACACCGGACCGTACGTGGAGAACCTCCGCGGCACCATGCGCGACCTGCGGCTCGACTTCGACGAGTGGGCCGAGTACTGCCCGCGCTGCAAGCGGGTGCTGCGCGGCAGCGCCTACCTCACCCAGGTGAAGAAGGGGTTCAGATGA
- a CDS encoding class III extradiol ring-cleavage dioxygenase — protein sequence MTVTAGRMPALYLSHGAPPLADDPVWTGELAAWSADLPRPRAILVVSAHWEEAPLALGATATVPLVHDFWGFPEHYYQVRYAAPGAPELAEDVRKLLRAAGTPVMDVPDRGLDHGAYVPLVEMFPEADVPVLQISLPTLDPRKLMAIGRKLAPLRDEGVLIVGSGFFTHNLAALRHTGPGVPAWSAEFDDWGKRALEAQDIDSLLDFEHASPAGRLAHPRTEHFAPLFVTLGAAESELDRGRSVIDGFWLGMAKRSVQFG from the coding sequence ATGACCGTCACCGCCGGGCGCATGCCCGCCCTCTACCTCTCCCACGGCGCCCCGCCGCTCGCCGACGACCCGGTCTGGACCGGAGAGCTGGCCGCCTGGTCCGCCGATCTGCCCCGGCCCCGCGCCATCCTGGTCGTCTCCGCGCACTGGGAGGAGGCGCCCCTCGCCCTCGGCGCCACCGCGACCGTGCCGCTGGTCCACGACTTCTGGGGCTTCCCCGAGCACTACTACCAGGTGCGGTACGCCGCCCCGGGCGCCCCGGAACTCGCCGAGGACGTCCGCAAGCTGCTCCGCGCCGCCGGGACCCCGGTCATGGACGTCCCGGACCGCGGCCTCGACCACGGCGCGTACGTCCCGCTGGTGGAGATGTTCCCGGAGGCCGACGTCCCGGTCCTCCAGATCTCGCTGCCCACCCTCGACCCGCGCAAGCTGATGGCGATCGGGCGCAAGCTCGCCCCGCTGCGCGACGAGGGCGTACTGATCGTCGGCAGCGGCTTCTTCACCCACAACCTCGCGGCCCTGCGCCACACCGGCCCCGGTGTCCCCGCCTGGTCCGCGGAGTTCGACGACTGGGGGAAGCGGGCCCTGGAGGCCCAGGACATCGACTCCCTGCTCGACTTCGAGCACGCGTCCCCGGCCGGCCGCCTCGCCCACCCCCGTACCGAGCACTTCGCGCCGCTCTTCGTGACGCTGGGCGCCGCGGAGTCCGAGCTCGACCGGGGCCGCAGCGTGATCGACGGCTTCTGGCTGGGGATGGCGAAGCGCTCCGTCCAGTTCGGCTGA
- a CDS encoding GNAT family N-acetyltransferase, with translation MSRIPGDTQVRPGGEGDLEVLTDIYNHYVRETALTFDTTPFTPPERLPWLHAHPDHGPHRLLVAEEGRTGPGGGRVLGYATSSAFRPKAAYGTSVEVSVYCAPDATGRGIGTLLYTALFEALAGEDIHRAYAGIAQPNEPSGRLHAAFGFRLLGTYSEVGRKFGRYWDVSWYEKPL, from the coding sequence ATGTCACGCATACCCGGGGACACGCAGGTCAGACCTGGTGGAGAAGGAGATCTGGAGGTCCTCACGGACATCTACAACCATTACGTCCGTGAGACGGCGCTCACGTTCGACACGACTCCCTTCACTCCCCCGGAGCGTCTGCCCTGGCTGCACGCGCACCCGGATCACGGGCCGCACCGCCTGCTCGTCGCCGAGGAGGGCCGGACGGGTCCCGGCGGCGGCAGGGTGCTGGGGTACGCCACCAGCAGTGCGTTCCGCCCGAAGGCGGCCTACGGGACCTCGGTCGAGGTCAGCGTCTACTGCGCGCCGGACGCGACGGGCCGGGGCATCGGCACGCTGTTGTACACGGCGCTCTTCGAGGCGCTGGCCGGTGAGGACATCCACCGCGCGTACGCGGGCATCGCCCAGCCGAACGAACCGTCCGGGCGCCTGCACGCGGCCTTCGGCTTCCGCCTTCTGGGCACGTACTCCGAGGTGGGGCGGAAGTTCGGACGGTACTGGGACGTGAGCTGGTACGAGAAGCCGCTCTGA